Sequence from the Ictalurus furcatus strain D&B chromosome 25, Billie_1.0, whole genome shotgun sequence genome:
ACACCCATTGTCAGGCCAGACACCAAAGTTGGGCTTAATGACACAGGATGAGCTGGTGGAAATGAAGATAATAAAAAGAATAGACGGAAATGAAGATAATAAAACAACTATGGGCTTCCTGGACTATATCTCACTACTgaactattttattattattttaaggaAAATTCTGATGTATtcagtgtgtataaaatataaataacgcATGTATAAGGTTAACACGTGTCAGGTTACACCGCCAGCCTAATTTTTTACCTTGGCACTCGGGCACCTCTCCAGTCCAGTTGCCATTAAGGTTGCACATCACTATGTTGTGACCATGAAGCTGATAGCCACTGAGACAGCTGAAGGAACAGGAAGTACTGAAGACAGCCTCCTCTGAAGAACAGTTGATGAGGCCATTGATTGGCTCCTGGAGGTATGGGCATCCCACTGCTGTGTAGAATAAAAATAAGGGAGGAAAAAACTTCAACGCATGCAAGCTCTAATCTTTTGAATATGTtacataaaaatacaacatttgGCATTTTGACTGTTTTAGATTGGTTAGAGTGTAGTGCCCAGCTTCAGTCCGGTTAGTTTCACATGATTCAACAGCACTTCATTACTGGGCTTTGGTGCTGGACCTCAGAAATGGAATTAAGGATCTTTGAGCTGGGTATTGTACCTGTGCAGTTGGGGACAGATGTGCTCCATTCTCCTGTCTCTGTACACTTTGTGCTTGATGCTCCCTCCAAGATGAACCCCTCACCACATGTGAAGCTGCATATAGAGCCTAGACTGAGAGTCTGGTCCGTACAGGATACGCTGCCATTCTGTGGAGTCTGGAGAGCGGGGCACTGAACAGCTGCAGAAGCAAAAGGGAAATGAAGGTTCAATTTATGTACTGCTACAGATGCAAGATGGTGGAGATGATCCACTTTGCTTTCAGGCATGAATAAAAATTGGTTTGGGGTCAGCCAAAGATTGAAGTCCTGTACCTGTGCAGCTGGGGACAGATGTGCTCCATTCTCCTGTCTCTGTACACTTTGTACTTGATGCTCCATTCAGGATGAACCCCTCACCACACGTGAAGCTGCATATAGACCCTAGACTGAGAGTCTGGTCCGTACAGGACACGCTGCCATCCTGTGGAGTCTGGAGAGCGGGGCACTGAACAGCTGCAGGAAAATGAAGGTTCAAGTTTATGTACTGCTACAGACGCAAGATGGTGGAGATGATACACTATGCTTTCAGGAATGAAGAGTCCTGTACCTGTGCAGCTGGGGACAGATGTGCTCCATTCTCCTGTCTCTGTACACTTTGTGCTTGATGCTCCGTTCAGGATGAACCCCTCACCACACGAAAAGCTACATATAGACCCTAGACTGAGAGTCTGGTCCGTACAGGACACGCTGCCATCCTGTGGAGTCTGGAGAGCGGGGCACTGAACAGCTGCAGATTAAACACAAGTAGGATTCAGTTTGCTCCATTGTCTTTTAACCTATGTAAACATAAATGAACATAGAAAATTAATCTTGTAAAGGACTAAGTCCTGCTTCTAACCTTTACAGGATGGTGTCTCCTGGCTCCACTGAGCAGTTTTGGTGCATGTGAGCTCCGACATGCCCAAAAGTTGGAACCCAACATTACAGCTGAACATGCACCTGCTCCCATAACTATCACCAATGCAGCTCATTTTCCCATCTCCTGGCTCCTCGAGCGTCGGACAGCGGACCGCTGTGAGGTACACACAGAAATTGTCATTGTGATGGACACACTCATTAAAGGCACTCTAGCCCCAAACAGCAGTGCCCTCTGAGTCAGCAATTTAAGTTCTGTTAACTGCACGTTGCCTGGTTTTACAGCTAAGCTGTAACTGTGTCAGCTTCTTCAAAGATTTACAAAGGGCAAGAACTGCGTTGAACTTTTTAGCATAAGAAGTTTCAGCACTAGGTGTATGTTTGTGGCCTCTTCTTACCTTCACAGGTAGGCTGTGAGTCATTCCAGTGCCCAGAAGGATTACACGTCAGCCAGCTGGAGCTGGAGCCTGTTAGAGTATACCCTTCATCGCAGCTAAACACACAGGAGGACTGATAGCTGAAGTCTTGTAGCGGATGATTGCACTGTATGGTTCCATGTAGTATCATATTCAGCTTGAAGCACTGGATTACTACAAAAACAAGgaccaaacaaaacaatataagTGACCTGGTTGTTTAATTTACATGTAAGTTTCTGTGGTTTTAAACTGGGGGGGTGTTGAAGCTACTTACGTTCACAGGTTGGGGGTTTGTTGGACCATGCTTGCGTACCACCACACTGTGCCGTTTTTGCGCCGACTAACTGGTAGCCCGCCTTACAGGAATACTCGCATTCGGATTTGTATGAGAATTCTCCATTAGGGTGGCGGCACTGGACACCGCCATGTTCAGGGGCAGAGATTTCCTTTGCTTCACATTTAACAACTGAAAATCAAAAAAGTCCATTTTTATAgccttgttattattattatatattattatccATACACTAGTACATAGTGGGAAGAAATAGAATAGAATGCCTCCAGGACCATAGCAAACATACAACACAAACGAGGGACAGTAAAGACAGGACTATTAGGATGATAAGATTCCAGTGAGACAACTGAACAACCCTTTACTTTTAGATTCTAGGACCTAGATTCCTAGAAGTGCAAATAATTCAACAAGCAACATACAAATCAGTAGCTTTACTAAACTACAGTTTCTACATGGCAGTAGAAGCTCAGTGATCACAATACTTGGTATATTTGGTATGTCGTAAGACATTTATGGCCTTGGTGTAACTGCTGCTCTAGTTGCCTGTAAGCGCTGTAAACAGATAAATGAAACACTACAAGAAAGAACAATAACAAATTGATCATACAGTACTACTCACCATGTTCACACTTGACTCCATAAAAGCCCTCAAAACAGTCACACCTGTGGCTGTTGATGGTCTCAACACACTCCCCATTATAACTACAGGAGTCTTTCTTACAGGAcgctgaaggagagagagaaaaaaaggttttacgTTTGTACATACAATATAGACCGAATCATTTTCTTGGAATGTAGATTTGCCAAAAGCGCAAGATGGCGTCTTATCATTAGTGGGGCATTTTCAGATCACATACCAGTGTAACAGAGTGCAGTCTTCTTCTTTTGGCAGGACTCATCGTTCCACTTGCCTTCGTCCTCGTGTCTCTTGATGTAGATTTCCACACAGTCCTCATTGTTGCGTCCGTTATTAGGCTCTCCTTTGGCCCAGTTCTCAGCCTCTGCGGTCAGATGCTTCCCGGTTCCCACCCAGGTCCAGGTACTGTTGATTTTGCGAATGCCGATCCAGTAGTATCCTGCCACCTTGGGGAGCAGGTCGTTGAGGTATTCAATCTCACCATGGTTTTGAATGGCCACCATGTTTGTGTAGTGTTTCATGCACCAATCACGGGCTGTCGTCCAGTTCATGGTAGTGTTTGAGTGATGGTACGACCAGCCTTCGACTCCTGTATGCCGATTCAGCACTGCGTGAGGAAGCAAAGACATTCAAATCAAAACTGTTTCTCTAATACATGTAGTGGCAATGTTATGTTCCTTTAAAAGGGCCGAATAGATTTCTTACTTGAGAAGAGAAGGATGAAAACTGTCGAGATTGTGGACACGTGTGCATTGTAGAAATCCTGTAAAAGTGAAACAAGGCTTTAATGAAATGAACCTACTATTGGCGTTCGAATACTGACTCGCAGGAGCCCATAGGAATCTCTGCAAACGATGACGTCTTGgacagtgaaaatatcttgaatatagacaaatgtatctagtatttcttattataagataagaatacaataaaccaaatgtaAAA
This genomic interval carries:
- the LOC128601432 gene encoding E-selectin-like — translated: MDFYNAHVSTISTVFILLFSMLNRHTGVEGWSYHHSNTTMNWTTARDWCMKHYTNMVAIQNHGEIEYLNDLLPKVAGYYWIGIRKINSTWTWVGTGKHLTAEAENWAKGEPNNGRNNEDCVEIYIKRHEDEGKWNDESCQKKKTALCYTASCKKDSCSYNGECVETINSHRCDCFEGFYGVKCEHVVKCEAKEISAPEHGGVQCRHPNGEFSYKSECEYSCKAGYQLVGAKTAQCGGTQAWSNKPPTCELIQCFKLNMILHGTIQCNHPLQDFSYQSSCVFSCDEGYTLTGSSSSWLTCNPSGHWNDSQPTCEAVRCPTLEEPGDGKMSCIGDSYGSRCMFSCNVGFQLLGMSELTCTKTAQWSQETPSCKAVQCPALQTPQDGSVSCTDQTLSLGSICSFSCGEGFILNGASSTKCTETGEWSTSVPSCTAVQCPALQTPQDGSVSCTDQTLSLGSICSFTCGEGFILNGASSTKCTETGEWSTSVPSCTAVQCPALQTPQNGSVSCTDQTLSLGSICSFTCGEGFILEGASSTKCTETGEWSTSVPNCTAVGCPYLQEPINGLINCSSEEAVFSTSCSFSCLSGYQLHGHNIVMCNLNGNWTGEVPECQAHPVSLSPTLVSGLTMGVGCTTAFSSIAFAFWILKRLRKLKANKFDVSNSDIDVPHQVYKSSADSLI